In Deinococcus sonorensis KR-87, a single window of DNA contains:
- a CDS encoding LysR family transcriptional regulator gives MGALTLTQLRAFVATVRTGRVSGAAVELDLTQSAVSHALRHLEAHLGVTLLHRGQRGAVLTAAGERLLPMAEQLLVQLQAFEAAARAETLLSGVVRVASFPSLARHLIPRVLTLVQAQLPGVQVQVNDAHLDRPAVYEAVQRGEADIGLTQVWPTQGLSVRTLGADPYLLVTPAGWNTEDVWSRPYIHLGDPHDRQVPGALARHGVRLTPAFSLATEHAIFALVAGQLGFAILPSLALSNVPEGVRVHPLPWPVQRTYGTVTRPEVPAATQAVLRLIWLAASDVPPRARPPAPIQAEGTAPAAR, from the coding sequence ATGGGTGCTCTGACGCTGACGCAACTGCGGGCCTTTGTCGCGACCGTCCGGACCGGCCGGGTGAGCGGCGCGGCCGTCGAGCTGGACCTCACCCAGTCGGCGGTCAGCCACGCGCTACGCCACCTCGAGGCGCACCTGGGCGTGACGCTGCTGCACCGGGGCCAGCGTGGGGCGGTGCTGACGGCCGCGGGCGAGCGGCTGCTGCCGATGGCGGAGCAGCTGCTGGTCCAGCTTCAGGCATTCGAGGCCGCGGCCCGCGCCGAGACGCTGCTGAGCGGCGTCGTGCGCGTCGCGAGCTTCCCCAGCCTCGCCCGCCACCTGATCCCGCGCGTCCTGACCCTCGTGCAGGCGCAGCTGCCCGGCGTCCAGGTCCAGGTCAACGACGCGCACCTCGACCGCCCCGCCGTCTACGAAGCGGTGCAGCGCGGCGAAGCGGACATCGGCCTCACGCAGGTGTGGCCGACCCAGGGCCTCTCGGTGCGAACCCTGGGCGCCGACCCCTACCTGCTGGTCACGCCGGCCGGATGGAACACCGAGGACGTGTGGTCCCGCCCGTACATTCACCTGGGTGACCCGCACGACCGGCAGGTGCCCGGCGCCCTGGCCCGCCACGGCGTGCGGCTCACCCCGGCGTTCAGCCTCGCGACCGAGCACGCCATTTTCGCGCTGGTGGCCGGCCAGCTCGGCTTCGCGATTCTGCCGTCCCTCGCGCTGAGCAACGTGCCGGAGGGCGTCCGCGTTCACCCGCTCCCCTGGCCGGTTCAACGCACCTACGGCACCGTCACCCGCCCGGAGGTGCCGGCCGCCACGCAGGCGGTCCTGCGCCTGATCTGGCTGGCGGCATCCGACGTGCCGCCCAGAGCCCGGCCCCCTGCCCCGATCCAGGCGGAAGGGACGGCCCCAGCCGCGCGGTGA
- a CDS encoding S41 family peptidase → MSVDAPATETLLLRHPAISSQHLAFVYAGDLWIADLEGRQPRRLTAANGSTVAPAFSPDGQFLAYSSSAAGSMSVYVIPVAGGRPRRLTFHPGDDLVRGWTPDGRVLFASSRGSVSGRVQQLYTLAPDAGHPDVLPLPMAARGAITRDGRRLAYTPFGEPWWSWKRYRGGMTVPIWVLDLETLEQQRVPHENATDSFPCWLGDTLYFLSDRLGTVNVFQYDEPSGTVTPVTHHEDFDVRWLSGGPDRLVYEQGGRLHLLTPGVDHGRALHISLAADRPATQVRQVPAAEFITASGLSPTGVRAVFAARGEIFTVPASKGDVRMLTSNSAVVCRDPAWSPDGRAVAYLSDEGGEYRLVVADQLGAVQRRYPLPGPTFYHAPLWSPDGTRIALTDKALNLSVVQLDSGEVTRLDTDTYDHPERSLDPAWSPDSQWLAYTKRLPNHLRAVYLYDLARGEAHQLSDGTSDAVSARFSPDGRLLYFAASVNYGLNTGWLDMSSYERRVRRHLYVAVLRHIDPSPLAPESDEERPAPTPGGAVDPASPDGPAAPEPVRVDLDGLSQRILALPTPPGDYRRLQVAQGRLFYLERPARQDDVPEGPEHFALHCYDVKTRTSTLFLERVQDAWVSADGRKLLYASGTPTRYAIVPVEAAPTPEDGQLDLSGAVLRVDPLAEWGQMFQEAWRIHRDYFYDADMHGLDWAQVAERYRPFLAHLGHREDLNFLLAELAGELVAGHAYVGGGDVPKAVPERTGLLGADFEVEGAHYRISRIYQGLNWRPELRAPLTEPGVNVRPGEYLLAVNGRPLRSDQSVYELFAQTADRVTQLRVSPTPDDADARTVTVRPVDSEVRLRHWSWVEDNRRRVDALSAGRVAYIYMADTAKWGYDAFNRDYFSQLGKQGVVLDERFNGGGSVADYVVDLLDRPLLSYWATREGHPFASPNASIPGPKAMVINELAGSGGDALPLFFRRRGLGPVVGKRTWGGLIGIYDYPALRDGGTVTSPRLAIFSPEGAWEVENEGVAPDIEVELTPRAVADGHDPQLERAVALVLAELEGRPTPGGTRPRPARRAVDDERGQRS, encoded by the coding sequence ATGTCCGTCGACGCTCCCGCCACCGAGACGCTGCTCCTCCGGCATCCGGCCATCAGCTCGCAGCACCTCGCGTTCGTGTACGCCGGGGACCTCTGGATTGCCGACCTGGAGGGCCGCCAGCCCCGGCGCCTCACGGCCGCGAACGGGTCCACCGTGGCGCCGGCCTTCTCCCCGGACGGCCAGTTCCTGGCGTACTCCAGTTCCGCGGCGGGCAGCATGAGCGTGTACGTGATCCCGGTGGCGGGCGGCCGGCCCAGGCGCCTGACCTTCCATCCCGGCGACGATCTGGTGCGCGGCTGGACGCCGGACGGCCGGGTGCTGTTCGCCTCGTCGCGCGGGTCGGTGAGTGGCCGGGTTCAGCAGCTGTACACCCTGGCTCCGGACGCGGGCCATCCGGACGTGCTGCCCCTGCCGATGGCGGCCCGTGGGGCCATCACGCGTGACGGCCGCCGCCTCGCGTACACGCCCTTCGGGGAGCCGTGGTGGAGCTGGAAACGGTACCGGGGCGGCATGACCGTCCCGATCTGGGTGCTGGACCTCGAAACCCTCGAGCAACAAAGGGTACCGCACGAGAACGCCACCGACAGCTTTCCCTGCTGGCTCGGGGACACGCTGTATTTCCTGTCGGACCGGCTCGGCACCGTGAATGTGTTCCAGTACGACGAACCCTCGGGCACCGTCACGCCGGTCACCCACCACGAGGACTTCGACGTGCGCTGGCTCTCGGGGGGACCGGACCGGCTGGTGTACGAGCAGGGGGGGCGCCTGCACCTGCTCACGCCGGGCGTGGATCACGGCCGGGCGCTGCACATCTCACTGGCCGCGGACCGGCCCGCCACGCAGGTGCGCCAGGTACCGGCCGCGGAGTTCATCACGGCCAGCGGGCTCTCCCCGACCGGGGTGCGGGCGGTCTTCGCGGCGCGCGGCGAGATCTTCACGGTGCCGGCCAGCAAGGGCGACGTGAGGATGCTGACCAGCAACTCCGCGGTGGTGTGCCGAGACCCGGCGTGGTCGCCGGATGGGCGCGCGGTCGCCTACCTGTCAGACGAAGGCGGCGAGTACCGGCTGGTGGTCGCCGATCAGCTGGGCGCGGTGCAGCGCCGCTATCCCCTGCCGGGGCCCACCTTCTACCACGCGCCGCTGTGGTCGCCGGACGGAACGCGGATCGCGCTGACCGACAAGGCCCTGAACCTCTCGGTGGTGCAGCTGGACAGCGGGGAGGTCACGCGGCTGGACACCGACACGTACGACCACCCGGAGCGCAGCCTCGACCCGGCGTGGTCCCCGGACAGCCAGTGGCTCGCGTACACCAAGCGCCTGCCCAACCACCTGCGGGCCGTGTACCTGTACGACCTCGCCCGCGGGGAGGCGCATCAGCTGAGCGACGGGACCAGCGACGCGGTCAGCGCCCGCTTCAGCCCGGACGGACGGCTGCTGTACTTCGCCGCGAGCGTCAATTACGGCCTGAATACCGGCTGGCTCGACATGTCGTCGTACGAACGGCGGGTCCGCCGTCACCTGTACGTCGCGGTGCTGCGGCACATCGATCCGTCGCCCCTCGCTCCGGAGAGTGACGAGGAACGCCCGGCACCCACCCCAGGCGGCGCGGTGGACCCCGCGTCGCCGGACGGTCCCGCCGCGCCGGAGCCGGTGCGGGTGGACCTGGACGGGCTGTCTCAGCGCATCCTGGCCCTGCCGACGCCGCCCGGAGATTACCGCCGGCTGCAGGTCGCGCAGGGCCGCCTGTTCTACCTGGAACGCCCCGCGCGCCAGGACGACGTGCCAGAAGGCCCGGAGCACTTCGCGCTGCACTGCTACGACGTGAAGACACGGACCAGCACGCTGTTCCTGGAGCGGGTTCAGGACGCCTGGGTCAGTGCCGACGGGCGGAAGCTGCTGTACGCCAGCGGCACGCCCACCCGCTACGCCATCGTGCCGGTCGAGGCCGCGCCCACGCCCGAGGACGGCCAGCTGGACCTGAGCGGCGCGGTGCTGCGCGTGGACCCGCTGGCCGAGTGGGGCCAGATGTTCCAGGAGGCCTGGCGCATCCACCGCGACTACTTCTACGACGCGGACATGCACGGGCTGGACTGGGCGCAGGTGGCCGAGCGCTACCGGCCATTTCTGGCGCACCTGGGGCACCGCGAGGACCTGAACTTCCTGCTGGCCGAGCTGGCGGGGGAACTGGTGGCCGGACACGCCTACGTCGGCGGCGGCGACGTGCCCAAGGCCGTGCCGGAACGCACCGGCCTGCTGGGCGCCGATTTCGAGGTGGAGGGCGCGCACTACCGGATCAGCCGCATCTATCAGGGCCTCAACTGGCGCCCGGAACTGCGCGCGCCGCTGACCGAGCCGGGCGTGAACGTGCGGCCGGGGGAGTACCTGCTGGCCGTCAATGGCCGCCCGCTGCGCAGCGACCAGAGCGTCTACGAACTGTTCGCGCAGACGGCCGACCGGGTGACGCAGCTGCGCGTCTCCCCGACGCCGGACGACGCGGACGCCCGCACGGTCACGGTGCGGCCCGTCGACAGCGAGGTGCGGCTGCGGCACTGGTCGTGGGTGGAAGACAACCGGCGGCGGGTCGACGCGCTCAGTGCGGGCCGGGTGGCGTACATCTACATGGCCGACACGGCCAAATGGGGCTACGACGCCTTCAACCGCGACTACTTCTCTCAGCTCGGCAAGCAGGGCGTGGTGCTGGACGAGCGCTTCAACGGTGGCGGCTCGGTGGCGGATTACGTGGTCGACCTGCTGGACCGGCCGCTGCTGAGCTACTGGGCGACCCGCGAAGGGCATCCGTTCGCCAGCCCGAACGCCTCGATTCCCGGCCCGAAAGCGATGGTGATCAATGAGCTGGCCGGGTCGGGTGGGGACGCGCTGCCGCTGTTCTTTCGGCGGCGTGGCCTGGGCCCGGTGGTGGGCAAACGCACCTGGGGCGGCCTGATCGGCATTTACGATTACCCGGCCCTGCGGGACGGCGGCACCGTCACCTCACCGCGGCTGGCGATTTTCAGTCCGGAGGGGGCCTGGGAAGTGGAGAACGAAGGGGTTGCTCCGGACATCGAGGTCGAGCTGACGCCCAGGGCGGTGGCCGACGGACACGATCCGCAACTGGAGCGGGCGGTGGCGCTGGTGCTGGCCGAACTGGAAGGGCGTCCCACGCCAGGTGGCACGCGCCCGCGTCCGGCGCGGCGTGCCGTCGACGACGAGCGCGGCCAGCGGTCCTGA
- a CDS encoding ParA family protein produces MIITVAGYKGGISKSTTAIHLATYLQTLAPTMLVDGDANRSATLWASQGGLPFQVIPEGQAMKFSRQYEHIVIDTGARPTPDELKDLVGGCDLLVLPTNPEAMSLDALLQTTEALQQLGGQYRVLLTMLPPPPSRDGQEARVALEAEGLPVMRASVRYSAAFRHASAQGVPVRDVRGNRAAKTAWLDYEAAAREIVAAVGG; encoded by the coding sequence ATGATCATTACCGTGGCCGGCTACAAGGGCGGCATTTCAAAAAGCACCACGGCCATTCACCTGGCGACGTATCTGCAGACCCTGGCCCCCACGATGCTGGTCGATGGCGATGCAAACCGCAGCGCGACGTTGTGGGCCAGCCAGGGTGGCCTGCCCTTCCAGGTGATTCCGGAAGGGCAGGCGATGAAGTTCAGCCGGCAGTACGAGCACATCGTAATCGATACCGGCGCTCGGCCCACACCCGACGAGCTCAAGGACCTGGTGGGCGGCTGTGACCTGCTGGTGTTGCCGACCAATCCGGAGGCCATGAGCCTGGACGCCCTGCTGCAGACCACCGAAGCGCTGCAGCAACTCGGCGGTCAGTACCGGGTGCTCCTCACGATGCTGCCACCTCCCCCATCACGGGACGGCCAGGAGGCGCGCGTGGCCCTGGAAGCCGAAGGACTGCCGGTCATGCGCGCCTCGGTCCGCTATTCGGCCGCGTTTCGGCACGCGTCGGCACAGGGCGTTCCGGTTCGGGACGTGCGTGGAAACCGGGCGGCCAAGACCGCGTGGCTGGATTACGAAGCGGCGGCGCGGGAAATCGTCGCGGCGGTCGGCGGATGA
- a CDS encoding Gfo/Idh/MocA family protein, producing the protein MTDRPEESSPPTTDLDRRQFLGRAALGLVAATLTPALAQSLAPTEKPSTPPEERSPLPEDQRVGYAIIGLGAISLGQMMPAIRESKRSRITALVSGDPAKARKVAQQYGVDPSSIYTYDTFDQIRDNPAVQAVYIALPNSMHREYTERAARAGKHVLTEKPMTVSPEDAQAMIDACARAGVKLMVAYRAHFEPRHVEAARLTQAHAFGRPKIIQGEFVQNMGDPEQWRLKRALAGGGALPDIGLYPLNFASYVLNEQPSSVVANIYSTPGDPRFREVEESVGFSLRFPSGVLAQISTSYGAHRSGRFRVMSERGWTDLNPAFQYEGNQLSVGRRVGQQEGTEQRTVENKNQFTLEVDHFSQAVREHTPLKTPGEMGLQDHRIMAAIYRSAQEGRSIPLDG; encoded by the coding sequence ATGACCGATCGACCAGAAGAGTCGAGCCCGCCCACCACCGACCTGGACCGTCGCCAGTTTCTGGGCCGGGCTGCCCTGGGACTCGTTGCCGCCACCCTGACGCCCGCGCTGGCCCAGTCGCTGGCCCCCACCGAGAAGCCCTCCACCCCGCCGGAAGAACGCTCGCCCCTCCCGGAAGACCAGCGCGTGGGCTACGCGATTATCGGGCTGGGCGCCATTTCGCTGGGGCAGATGATGCCTGCCATCCGCGAGTCGAAACGCTCCCGCATCACGGCGCTCGTGAGCGGCGACCCGGCGAAGGCGCGGAAGGTGGCGCAGCAGTACGGTGTGGACCCGTCCAGCATCTACACCTACGATACCTTCGACCAGATTCGCGACAACCCGGCGGTGCAGGCGGTCTACATTGCGCTGCCGAACAGCATGCACCGGGAGTACACCGAGCGGGCCGCGCGCGCCGGCAAGCACGTCCTGACCGAAAAACCCATGACTGTGTCGCCAGAGGACGCGCAGGCCATGATTGATGCCTGTGCACGCGCCGGCGTGAAACTGATGGTGGCGTACCGCGCGCACTTTGAGCCGCGCCACGTGGAGGCGGCCCGGCTCACGCAGGCGCACGCGTTCGGGCGACCCAAAATCATTCAGGGTGAGTTCGTGCAGAACATGGGCGACCCGGAACAGTGGCGCCTGAAGCGGGCGCTGGCCGGCGGGGGCGCCCTGCCGGACATCGGTCTGTACCCGCTCAATTTCGCCAGCTACGTGCTGAACGAGCAGCCGAGTTCGGTGGTGGCGAACATCTACAGCACGCCCGGAGACCCGCGCTTCCGGGAGGTGGAGGAGTCGGTGGGCTTCAGCCTGCGCTTCCCCAGCGGCGTGCTGGCGCAGATCAGCACCAGCTACGGGGCGCACCGCTCGGGCCGCTTCCGGGTCATGAGCGAGCGTGGCTGGACGGACCTGAACCCAGCCTTCCAGTACGAGGGCAACCAGTTGTCGGTGGGGCGTCGGGTGGGTCAGCAGGAGGGCACTGAGCAGCGCACCGTCGAGAACAAGAACCAGTTCACGCTGGAGGTGGACCACTTCTCTCAGGCGGTCCGAGAGCACACGCCCCTCAAGACGCCAGGCGAGATGGGTCTGCAGGATCACAGGATCATGGCCGCCATCTACCGCAGCGCCCAGGAGGGCCGGTCCATCCCGTTGGATGGCTAG